ATAGCTCAACTTAAACTTTCCCAGGCGGTGTATCTTTTAGGTCAGCGGGATGATGTACCATCATTGATGAGTAAATGTGATGTATTTTTGTTACCCTCTTTATATGAAGGTTTGCCAGTAGTTGCACTGGAAGCTAATGCAGCTGGACTTCCCGTAATTGGCTCGAAAATTCTTGGTTTAACAGAGGCTGTCGTGGATGGGAAAACAGCAATATTACATGATGTTGATGATATCGAGGGTATGGCTCAATCTGCGATCGCACTGATTCATAACCCACATTATTGTCTACAGCTTGGCAAAGCTGGACGAGAATGGGTGACAGATAACCATTCTACATCAGTCAGTGCCAAACAGTTAATTGAGATTTACGATTCTTTGGCGATTAAATAAACAAAAAGCCGCGTAAATTTTCTTAGGTTTTAGACGTTTAGCTCAGTTTGAAAAATAACTGGGGTAATTTATGGTGTCTGGTTTTTTGTGTGCGAATTTCCAGATAATTACTACATAAATTACAGCAAAATCACGCATAGTAACTGTTGATTATCTTTTTTTAAACTCACATTCCACCCTTGGAACTGGCACATGGGATATAGCAGTTATCATTTGGGTGCAATTATATTAGCAAAAGTTGTTCTACTACTAGAGTATTGCTTTATTGAACCGGAAATTAATTTCCAACTTACTCCAAATGTTTTAGCTATTTGTTGTTGGGAATTTTGTTGATTATTGTACGCATCAACCACTTTTTAACTTAGGACAAAATTATCAATAGACCTGCCAAAATGCACAATATTTTCTGTGCTGCACAGAGGATTTTGGATAAGTTTGTTTTGTCAAGAAAAAAGGAATCTGTAGACAAATCCCAAGAATGAAAAAGTTAAATATTTGAGCCATGTAATATTTTTTGGCTTCTAAAATTTATAATTTTTGATTAAGTAACGCATGGTGTAATTAATTATATCTTGTGTAATCTATTATCATCAGTATAAATTTTATTTATTTTTTAACTGACAGATGATCCCATTCATGACAGTATATTAATACTATGAGAAGTATAAAAGTAGCAGCTATTATTGTTACTTGGAATAAGCTACATTATATTTGCTCATTGCTGGAAGACATTAGCAACCTGGAATTACAGGATATAAATCTGGACATTTACGTTGTAGATAATGCTTCAAATGATGGTACTCAGACTTATTTAGAAGAATACTATTATGGTCAAATTCATGTTTTACAAACGGGTAGGAATCTCGGTGGTTCAGGAGGTTTTTCCTACGGTTTGGAGTTGGTGAGTAAGCTTGAATATGATTACCTATGGCTACTTGATAATGATGTGCGCCTAGCTCCATTAGCATTAATTACACTAATTAATACTTTAGAAAATCATGACGAAGTAGGCTTAGTAGGTTCTCAAATTCGCAAATTACAGGAACCTAATAAAATTCAAGAATTAGGCAGCTATATTAATTATCAAAAAGCCCACTTAAAAACAAATGGTGCTAACTTATTTAACATTTCAGCCGCAGAAATCCTGAATAGTAAACCCTACATTAATGTAGATATTTGTGCGGCTGCATCGCTACTAGTGCGCCGCACAATTGTGGAAACAATTGGAGTATTTGAAAATTACTTTCTCCACTTTGATGATGTGGAGTGGTGCTTGCGAGCCAAACAAGCTGGCTGGATTGTTGCTGTAAATCCAGATTCTATTATTTGGCATTATTCCCCGGATTTTAAATGCAGACCTTGGATTAATTATTACGATGAGCGTAATCTTTGTTATTGCTGGCAAAAACACCGACCAGACCTTTTATTAAAAAGAGTGATTGTGAGTGTACCACGACTAGTTTATTACGCGATTACAGGGCGTTACTTTCTTGCTGAAATTTCTATTACAGGGTTTCAAGACTTCATAAATGGTATTCAGGGAGAGATACCGAAAGCGGTGAATTACACCGAATATTCTTTAGAAGCAATCATTGATGAACAAGCTAAGATTTTAGTGCAATCTACCATCTATCAAGATGATGTACAAAGTCAAATTTTAAGGAAGATGGAGGTTGCTACAAAGGTTATTTCCTGGCTTCCACCTGAGAAATTAGTAGGGCGTGTTTGGCTGTGGCTAATCGCTTGGTTTTGGAAACCAATTGATATTGTCATCCTTAGTTATCAACATCCTGAAATTTACGCTCTCAATTTAGCAAAACGGGTTTACTATTTTACAGGTAATGGTTATTTACCAGTCTCAATTAATCCTTTTATTTTGATGAAAGCAGTTATCAAAACCCTCAGCCAAATGTCGCAGATATACTGGCAAATTCGCAAGTTAAAGATATCATAAATGGCGCAAGCAATACCTACTCTCTTATCTGGTCTAGTTTCTATCATAATTTGTACGAGTGATCGCCCTATTTTTCTCGAAAAAGCGCTGACATCACTCGAACTCATTAGCTACCATAATTTTGAAGTAATTGTTATTGATGCTTCATCAACAACACAGACAATTGAAATAGTCGATAGATTATCAAACAAGAGTAAGTTTAAACTCAAGTTTCACAAAATTGAGCAAAAAAATCTGAGTTACTCCCGCAATTTGGGAATTAAATTAGCCACAGGTTCCATTGTCGCTTTTTTTGATGATGATGCAATTCCACCAGCTACATGGATAGAAGAATTACTAAATATTTATGCATTGTATGGTGATAAATGTGCTGCGGTTGGAGGTACTGTTAGAGACTCAACTCGTCCAGGTGAACCCTTACAGTTTCATCGTGGTATTAGCAATGTTTTTAGTCAAACTATTGCAATTCGTCCGGCTGATTCTGGCAATTATAACCAAGTAAATGGCGTTTGGTTTAACAGTTTAATGGGCACTAATTCATCATTTCGGAAAGATTTACTAGAAAAAATCAAGGGCTATGATGAATTTTTCGATTACTTTCTTGATGAAACTGATGTTTGTTTACGCTTAATTCAGGCGGGGTATGAAGTTCACCATGCTGATGTGGTGGTAAATCATTATCCTCAACCTAGTCATAATCGTATCGACCAAAAACATCTCACATGCTGGCATACTTTAGCAAAAAATACAACTTATTTTGCGATTAAGCATGGATTTAATAAAGTTTGGTTTCCGGTTTTTATTATCCGCTTGACTTTACTTTTAATTTATCGCTGTCTGCTGAGAATTATCAGACTTAAATTCACACATCAATTGCCAAATTCAATTTTAATCCAGTACATTCGACAAGCTTTTGAGGGTATTCATGTTGGCTGGGAAGCGGGTTTAAATCTACATAAAGTTAATCTGACTCCAACAAATTTGAGTAGAGATACTTGTTGAACATTCCAACTTTTATTTCTCGTTGGCATTATTGATATAGGATGGTATCTGGAAATGCTACTGACGTGGAAAATAAATTTAAGAAATAGCACCCATCTCCAAAATACGATTACAAAATTGAACACCAGGATAAAATACACATGTCAGATATTTTACTAAATCCAAAGCTGGAAAATCTAAATACTCCAACTACGATTAAACTGCAAAATATTATTTTCCCAAATTTAGATATTTGTTCTGTAGAAGAGTTATTTTTTAGATTGAATTCTAAAGCTGTGATGAATTATCAGCAAACTCTTGTTGAACTCAAACAAGGGGGAAGAATCATATTTGATACTTATTTTAATGCTTTTTCAGTCCAAAAATGGAAAGATTACACTAATGTAAAAAGCATAAATATTAATCTATGTTTAAAGGGAGCTTTCCAGATTAACCTCATCAATATAGATTATTTATCTGAAGCGCCAAAATTAATTGATCAAAAATTTATTAATTCGCAAATTTTAACTGATATCACTGCATTTAATGATATAGACATAAGCTCTTACAAAGGCTTGTTATACATTGAAATTGAAGCCTTAAAAAATAACTGCTTATTGACAGGAGGTTATTTTAACATAAATAGAATTAATCGCCCAAAAGCAGACATAAAAATTGCAGTGGTCATGTGTACATATAAGCGAGAAGAGTATGTAGAAAAAAATGTGAATCTCTTAGAAAGATATTTTCTCAAAAATTCAACATCTATAGATAAATTTGAACTATTTTTAATTGATAATGGTAGAACATTAGAAGAATTTGATAATCCTAAAATACATTTAATACCTAATAAAAATGCTGGTGGTAGCGGAGGCTATACAAGAGGAGTTTTAGAAGTATTAAAAAGAAAAAATGATTTCTCACATATTATATTTATGGATGATGATGTCATCATCTATCCAGAAGTATTTGAAAGAATTTACAACTTCCAAATGGTAACTAATGACAAAAGCTTATGTACTGGCGGCAGTATGTTAAAGTTAGATTGTCAATATATCCAGCATGAAAATGGGTCTGTATGGGCTGATCAGGTTGTCAGATTAAAACCTGACCTTGACCTCAGAAACATTAAAAATATTTTATTTAATGAGATTGAAGAACACATTAGTTACAATGGCTGGTGGTTATTTTGTTTCCCCATTAATGTTATAGACGATTTTAGCCTACCTTATCCATTTTTTATCAGAGGAGATGATATAGAACTACCTATTAGGTTACACCTTAAAATTATTACTCTTAACGGTATATGTGTTTGGCATGAATCATTTGAAAATAAATGTTCTCCAACGCCAAATTATTACTCTAGAAAAAATGAGATGATTTTAAATAGCATTTATTCTGATAGTTTTAGCAAAATAGACGCTATCAAGTATCTGCTAAAATTTAGCATGAAAGAGGCATTCTGCTATAGATATAAAAGTGCGGATCTGGTCTTGAAGGCTGTCTATGATTTTCTCCAAGGTCCTAATTATTTAAAATCTGTAAATCCTGAAGAAAAGAACTTAGAAATTAAAAATATAGGAGAACAGCCAGTAAAAAATCATGATTTGCCTTTTATTTATGAGAAGTATCAAAAAAGTCTTGGTGAAGCAGAGAACATGATTCATCGCTTGCTGAGATTGATGACCTTAAATGGACATCTGCTACCTTCTTTATTCTTTCATCAAGATAGTAAACTCACTGACCAGGGATACAAAGTTATTCCTATGCACGGTTACAGACCCCTGAATGTTTTTCGAGCCAAAAAAGCTCTATATTATCATATAAATAATCAGGAAGGATTTGTTGTAAATTTTTCTAGAGTGGAATTCTGGAAAATTTTTATTAAGACGATCATCCTATCTGTAAAAATATTTCTGAATTTTTCTCAAGTTAAGCAACTCTATAGAAAAACCCTGCCTGAACTTACTAATAAGACATTTTGGGAGCAATATTTAGAGATTAATAAATACTCTAAATCAGAATAATAACACCTAGACATAATAATGTCATTTGCGCTG
The Gloeotrichia echinulata CP02 DNA segment above includes these coding regions:
- a CDS encoding glycosyltransferase family 2 protein — its product is MRSIKVAAIIVTWNKLHYICSLLEDISNLELQDINLDIYVVDNASNDGTQTYLEEYYYGQIHVLQTGRNLGGSGGFSYGLELVSKLEYDYLWLLDNDVRLAPLALITLINTLENHDEVGLVGSQIRKLQEPNKIQELGSYINYQKAHLKTNGANLFNISAAEILNSKPYINVDICAAASLLVRRTIVETIGVFENYFLHFDDVEWCLRAKQAGWIVAVNPDSIIWHYSPDFKCRPWINYYDERNLCYCWQKHRPDLLLKRVIVSVPRLVYYAITGRYFLAEISITGFQDFINGIQGEIPKAVNYTEYSLEAIIDEQAKILVQSTIYQDDVQSQILRKMEVATKVISWLPPEKLVGRVWLWLIAWFWKPIDIVILSYQHPEIYALNLAKRVYYFTGNGYLPVSINPFILMKAVIKTLSQMSQIYWQIRKLKIS
- a CDS encoding glycosyltransferase family 2 protein is translated as MAQAIPTLLSGLVSIIICTSDRPIFLEKALTSLELISYHNFEVIVIDASSTTQTIEIVDRLSNKSKFKLKFHKIEQKNLSYSRNLGIKLATGSIVAFFDDDAIPPATWIEELLNIYALYGDKCAAVGGTVRDSTRPGEPLQFHRGISNVFSQTIAIRPADSGNYNQVNGVWFNSLMGTNSSFRKDLLEKIKGYDEFFDYFLDETDVCLRLIQAGYEVHHADVVVNHYPQPSHNRIDQKHLTCWHTLAKNTTYFAIKHGFNKVWFPVFIIRLTLLLIYRCLLRIIRLKFTHQLPNSILIQYIRQAFEGIHVGWEAGLNLHKVNLTPTNLSRDTC
- a CDS encoding glycosyltransferase, translating into MSDILLNPKLENLNTPTTIKLQNIIFPNLDICSVEELFFRLNSKAVMNYQQTLVELKQGGRIIFDTYFNAFSVQKWKDYTNVKSININLCLKGAFQINLINIDYLSEAPKLIDQKFINSQILTDITAFNDIDISSYKGLLYIEIEALKNNCLLTGGYFNINRINRPKADIKIAVVMCTYKREEYVEKNVNLLERYFLKNSTSIDKFELFLIDNGRTLEEFDNPKIHLIPNKNAGGSGGYTRGVLEVLKRKNDFSHIIFMDDDVIIYPEVFERIYNFQMVTNDKSLCTGGSMLKLDCQYIQHENGSVWADQVVRLKPDLDLRNIKNILFNEIEEHISYNGWWLFCFPINVIDDFSLPYPFFIRGDDIELPIRLHLKIITLNGICVWHESFENKCSPTPNYYSRKNEMILNSIYSDSFSKIDAIKYLLKFSMKEAFCYRYKSADLVLKAVYDFLQGPNYLKSVNPEEKNLEIKNIGEQPVKNHDLPFIYEKYQKSLGEAENMIHRLLRLMTLNGHLLPSLFFHQDSKLTDQGYKVIPMHGYRPLNVFRAKKALYYHINNQEGFVVNFSRVEFWKIFIKTIILSVKIFLNFSQVKQLYRKTLPELTNKTFWEQYLEINKYSKSE